The sequence CTGTTGCAATTTGCCATATGGTAATGCTCTTATCAAAATCTCTCTCGACACTCCATTTGAATTCATCGTTGAGGCATCCATACCTTTCAAGTGCCCAATGACCTCTTTGTGTGACAGGCTTTGAATTTCTTGCATTATCTACCTCTTTCATTTCATGCACTATAAGTTCTTTCAATTTATTAGGGAATTCCACACGTGTCCTACTCCTGGTCTTTCTGAGCTCCATGTCGATGCCACTAAACTTCATGGTCCTACTATATTTCAAATGCTTGTCGTgaagacaaaagctcaacaaattGAATTGTCCCAACAAATTGGACCATCTTTTCCACTTTCTTGACTTTGGGCCAAGAGCTCGTAAGCATTTCATCACCACAGGCTTGTTATGGTGCCTCACCATTTTGAGTATTGCCCATTCTGAGAAAGGTAGTAGTATGATCTGATAAAGCTCTAGTATAACTGCCGCAATTAGCACCAcgtatatatatacaagatattTACCTTTAATTTTATGGGAGTCTTGGCGAGACAAGATTGCAAATCCACATAATGTGGAAACTAAACTCAAGAAACTGATGATACGAAGAATAAAACCTTGCCATGTATATATAATAGGCGCCTTCGTATACAACACATCGTACATTAAACCAAGTTCAAAATCTGTAATTCTGAAGACATCCTCAGCTGAATATGCATCAATGGACATCCATGGAAGAGACTCATATAAAGGCTGGTAGAGCCAATTCTCAAGGTGAGGCTTCAAGCAGCTAAACCGATAGTAAGCCTTTAAGATCAATTCTACACCAGAAATCCTCTCGGGTAGCTGTTGAAGTAAACCAGGAACAGTTTCTTCTTGGTCAATTTCTGAAATGGTTATGCCAGACTTCCCAGTGAGTGCTGACCTGAGAGCCCATACGGTCTCTCCATACTTGGTTATACCGGCCACAAACATTGGCAATAAAAGAAATGAGATCTTATACTTAGTCCAGCACCGAACAAGTATCCAAATTACCACACCTACTTGGATGAGTAGGCCAATTAATTGCCTCAACCCCAAACGATTATCTTCTATTGAGTAGGCAGTTATGCTATCTGGGTTTCCGAATTGCACAAAGACAAGCGGTGCCAACAACGCTTTCAGTTCAAGGTGGACATCAGTTTGGTTTGACAAAAGAGTTGCATTTAGTACACTTTGCTTAGCATCTATGGTAGTGAGTTTGCTTATAACAATCTTTCCAATAGAACTGGACAGCAAGTAAGAGGACCATACTGTGAATCTTATCCAAAAGCCAGGAATGTATCTCCTGCGGGCACCAAAGAGGGTGAGAATGATTTGCAAGGCAAAATTCACTAGTATTAGCATTTCGATGTTCCATTTAGTCCATAAGTCCAATATGTTCTTATTGGTAGGATCACCAGGCCTCACCATGATCTCTCTTGCAATAGGTAGAAACGCtgcaagaagatgatgaagGTTTTTGTTACTAAGTAAAACTTTTGGTTCTTAGATTATAAACTAAAACCTATGAAGATGTAATTGACACAATTGTATTTAATGGAAAATGTTTCTCTCTAAACCTACTCCACTCTATAcaccaccaataaaaacttaccacatgatcacctaattaattaaatactacaattaattaataatggtagtatttaataagttaataattgtagtatttaattaattaggtgaacatgtgataagtttttattgatgaaatataaaatatagcaGGAAAAGtgggatagaagatttggattttttttatatgagatacaaattttaaaaatttaaccgTTGAAATGCTTGCTCTTATTATATTCACAtgcatgcttgcaaaattttaagaatatcaAAGATAaataactatatcatcaattaaatatttaaattttaagtttttgtggtATAAAAttctacataaaaataaatttattgattaaatgataaataacatccaatttgaTATAcgttttaaaaacataaagaaaatataatttaactgataaatttttaaaattcacatttaataaaaatatatatgataagtTTTTGAAACCTAATAGTTTTTGACTGCTGCATATAAACCAACTATATGATATTATCATTCTCTTAGactagaaatataaaaaattatttatttacagCCTTTTAGACTAAAAGATATAGGTACTAATTTAGTCATTCATTTTCCAAGACCATAATCATTACAATCCATAGTAGAAAGACAAggaattgacaaaaatatttatttattttaaaaaaatatataattcataaaaaatgagtttacagatcgaatggtaaataacatccgattagTATGAAAATTGACATTCATGCATGTTtaaaacatatagaacatataatccaacggtggaattttcaaaatataaattcattaacaagttattggatggtgtaacattgcttagagttacaccgggtgtaacttgaacccaaccatatatatattcttttattatattttgcttAAATGTTCACAAAAACACACAATCAGAACGAAAGCAGACAACtagaagaggggggggggggggggttaaagTCTTTCATTCATTAAAGGCTACCTTCTTACAGGTTCTGTCCAGGagcaaaaaactacaaaaatgatAACCCATATCCCCAATAGTTAACTAAATTATATTGTAGACTCccaacttcatttttttttctcagacCTTTTTATATTCATTGGTGATCCTAGTAAAAATATTGACAACA is a genomic window of Quercus lobata isolate SW786 chromosome 2, ValleyOak3.0 Primary Assembly, whole genome shotgun sequence containing:
- the LOC115973920 gene encoding uncharacterized protein LOC115973920, which produces MVRPGDPTNKNILDLWTKWNIEMLILVNFALQIILTLFGARRRYIPGFWIRFTVWSSYLLSSSIGKIVISKLTTIDAKQSVLNATLLSNQTDVHLELKALLAPLVFVQFGNPDSITAYSIEDNRLGLRQLIGLLIQVGVVIWILVRCWTKYKISFLLLPMFVAGITKYGETVWALRSALTGKSGITISEIDQEETVPGLLQQLPERISGVELILKAYYRFSCLKPHLENWLYQPLYESLPWMSIDAYSAEDVFRITDFELGLMYDVLYTKAPIIYTWQGFILRIISFLSLVSTLCGFAILSRQDSHKIKGKYLVYIYVVLIAAVILELYQIILLPFSEWAILKMVRHHNKPVVMKCLRALGPKSRKWKRWSNLLGQFNLLSFCLHDKHLKYSRTMKFSGIDMELRKTRSRTRVEFPNKLKELIVHEMKEVDNARNSKPVTQRGHWALERYGCLNDEFKWSVERDFDKSITIWQIATDICYHSSDVQYGVTNSQIEMGILLSNYMMYVLVMRPHMFCSTTANIIFQHTYTKLMILLRTRPSLVKGEGEACRIFRIEELLGESDLDKRKETMVTYDWHVLKDAQRLARNLMSKENKWNIICSVWVEMLCYAASNCPVEHHAEQLRRGGGLITHIWLLLAHKTNKFYTND